From a region of the Fischerella sp. JS2 genome:
- a CDS encoding Rpn family recombination-promoting nuclease/putative transposase, which produces MKTDSIFYHLFAEFPSIFFELIGHSPSNSQDYQFRSVEIKQTAFRIDGIFLPPEDNTDQTVYLCEVQFQKDQFLYHRVFAELFLYLDQNPATYDWYAVIIYPKRNLEPDENRLYQVLLESSKVQCVYLDELETSANRSLGIGVVKLVVEPEENAANYARELIAQARQQRADRLSVRAIIDLIETIIVYKFPQLSRQEVEDMLKLSELKQTRVYQEALEEGLQQGLQQGLQQGKLAAVPLLLKAGVSVEEIAQQLEVEIEEVRKIAQQQS; this is translated from the coding sequence GTGAAAACAGACAGTATTTTTTACCACCTATTCGCAGAATTTCCCAGTATTTTCTTTGAGTTGATTGGACACTCTCCCAGCAATAGTCAAGATTATCAGTTTCGGTCGGTAGAAATTAAACAAACCGCTTTTCGTATTGATGGCATATTTCTACCACCAGAAGACAACACTGATCAAACAGTATATTTGTGTGAGGTACAGTTTCAAAAAGATCAATTTCTCTATCATCGGGTATTTGCGGAACTATTTCTGTATTTAGACCAAAATCCAGCTACCTATGACTGGTACGCTGTGATTATTTACCCCAAACGCAACCTGGAACCAGATGAAAACAGACTTTATCAGGTTTTGCTAGAAAGTTCAAAAGTGCAGTGTGTCTATCTTGATGAACTCGAAACCTCAGCTAACAGGTCTTTAGGTATTGGCGTTGTGAAGTTAGTAGTAGAACCAGAAGAAAATGCCGCTAACTATGCTAGAGAACTCATTGCACAAGCAAGGCAACAAAGAGCAGATCGTTTATCTGTAAGAGCGATAATAGATTTAATCGAGACAATCATAGTCTACAAATTTCCCCAATTAAGCCGCCAAGAGGTGGAAGATATGCTGAAATTGAGCGAACTAAAACAAACTAGAGTTTACCAAGAAGCATTGGAAGAAGGACTACAACAAGGACTACAACAAGGACTACAACAAGGTAAGTTAGCTGCTGTTCCCCTGTTGCTAAAAGCGGGAGTGAGTGTCGAAGAAATAGCTCAACAATTAGAAGTTGAGATTGAAGAAGTTAGGAAAATAGCACAACAGCAGTCTTGA
- a CDS encoding GNAT family N-acetyltransferase, which yields MISYKRDLENVDWEEMKATLTQDKFDNGRSPEQLRASFANSYATCIAYAGDRIIGTARVLSDGVCNADIVDVWTFSPYRHQGIASTIMRTLLAELQGQHVCLFTDDAIDFYKKLGFTKKETCLELVVGKWLSN from the coding sequence ATGATAAGCTACAAACGCGATTTGGAAAATGTTGACTGGGAGGAAATGAAAGCAACACTCACTCAAGATAAATTTGACAATGGTAGAAGTCCTGAACAACTAAGAGCATCGTTTGCTAATAGCTATGCAACTTGTATTGCTTATGCAGGCGATCGCATTATTGGAACTGCCCGTGTTTTATCTGATGGTGTTTGTAATGCTGACATTGTCGATGTTTGGACATTTAGTCCTTATCGTCATCAAGGTATTGCTAGTACGATAATGCGAACTCTGTTGGCAGAATTACAAGGACAACACGTCTGTTTATTTACAGATGACGCTATTGACTTTTACAAAAAACTTGGCTTTACCAAAAAAGAAACCTGCTTAGAACTTGTAGTCGGTAAATGGTTGAGTAATTAA
- a CDS encoding nuclear transport factor 2 family protein — MVLSQSSANTTQELIIEGITEPTILRYFQSLNAGDFDATANLFANDGIMHPPFESGMVGPEAIANYLKKEAVDIKVYPREGISETLEEGVIQFQVTGKAQTSWCGVNVLWQFVLNQQGEILYTKIKLLASPQELLKMQK; from the coding sequence ATGGTTTTATCACAATCATCTGCAAATACTACACAAGAATTAATTATTGAGGGAATTACAGAACCAACTATCTTGCGTTACTTTCAATCCTTGAATGCAGGAGATTTTGATGCTACTGCTAATTTATTTGCAAATGATGGTATCATGCATCCGCCATTTGAATCTGGAATGGTAGGGCCAGAGGCGATCGCTAATTATTTAAAAAAAGAAGCTGTGGATATTAAAGTTTATCCTCGCGAAGGAATATCTGAGACTTTGGAAGAAGGTGTAATCCAATTTCAGGTGACAGGAAAAGCACAAACTTCTTGGTGTGGAGTCAACGTTTTGTGGCAGTTTGTCCTGAATCAGCAAGGAGAGATTCTTTACACCAAAATTAAACTGTTAGCTTCTCCTCAAGAATTGCTGAAAATGCAAAAATAG
- a CDS encoding ABC transporter ATP-binding protein — protein MTNHKSSIIQLENIFKIYGSGETEVKALNDVNLVIHEGEYCAIMGPSGSGKSTAMNIIGCLDRPTSGHYYLDNLDVAQMDDAELAHIRNKKIGFVFQQFHLLSQLTALENVMLPMVYANVDPSERRDRAAEALKRVGLEKRINNKPNQLSGGQQQRVAIARAIVNRPVLLLADEPTGALDSRTTQEVLDIFTELNTTGITVVMVTHEPEVARQTQRIVWFRDGEVVHSQLTPADLIHMAVS, from the coding sequence ATGACAAATCACAAATCATCAATTATTCAACTAGAAAATATCTTTAAAATCTATGGAAGTGGTGAAACTGAAGTCAAAGCACTTAACGATGTGAATTTGGTGATCCACGAGGGCGAATACTGTGCAATTATGGGGCCATCTGGTTCTGGTAAATCCACAGCTATGAATATTATTGGCTGTTTAGATCGTCCCACATCAGGGCATTATTACTTAGATAACCTTGATGTGGCACAAATGGATGATGCTGAACTTGCCCACATTCGTAATAAAAAAATCGGTTTTGTCTTTCAGCAGTTCCATCTTTTGTCTCAGTTAACAGCACTTGAAAACGTGATGTTACCAATGGTGTATGCTAATGTAGACCCTAGCGAAAGACGTGATCGCGCCGCCGAAGCACTCAAGCGCGTTGGTTTGGAAAAACGGATCAACAACAAACCGAATCAATTATCTGGGGGACAACAACAAAGGGTAGCGATCGCTCGTGCGATTGTCAATCGTCCGGTGTTACTGTTAGCAGACGAACCCACTGGTGCGCTTGATTCCCGTACCACCCAAGAAGTATTGGATATTTTCACCGAACTAAATACCACTGGGATTACAGTCGTCATGGTAACTCACGAACCAGAAGTTGCCCGCCAAACTCAACGTATCGTCTGGTTTCGTGATGGAGAAGTAGTACACTCGCAACTTACACCAGCTGATTTGATTCATATGGCAGTATCTTGA
- a CDS encoding orange carotenoid protein N-terminal domain-containing protein, whose translation MTFTTDSAQNRFSNTFNYSTQTVDAVASTVAVFTSLSVDDQLAVLWYAYTEMGRSITPAATGAARLQLAEGLLNQIKQMTHADQLEVMRDLAAKKNTLFCRSYGILSANTKLAFWYELSELMVKGFVVPMPSNYQLSRDGVQVLETLKELDFGQQITVLRKVVTEMGVDPLAD comes from the coding sequence ATGACATTTACTACTGATTCAGCACAAAACCGCTTTTCCAACACTTTTAACTACAGCACCCAAACGGTTGATGCGGTTGCATCCACTGTAGCTGTATTTACAAGCTTGAGTGTAGACGATCAGCTGGCAGTACTTTGGTATGCTTATACTGAAATGGGACGTTCGATTACGCCAGCTGCTACAGGTGCTGCTCGTTTGCAATTAGCCGAAGGTCTGCTGAATCAAATTAAGCAGATGACTCATGCAGATCAGTTAGAGGTAATGCGCGATCTAGCTGCCAAGAAAAATACCCTATTCTGCCGTTCCTATGGTATCCTGAGCGCTAACACCAAGCTAGCTTTTTGGTACGAACTATCTGAATTGATGGTTAAAGGTTTTGTTGTTCCCATGCCATCTAATTATCAACTGTCTCGTGATGGTGTGCAGGTATTGGAAACACTAAAAGAACTCGATTTTGGTCAACAAATTACCGTTCTCCGTAAGGTCGTAACTGAAATGGGTGTTGACCCTCTCGCTGACTAA
- the queG gene encoding tRNA epoxyqueuosine(34) reductase QueG, with the protein MNHLSGTSSAEVKQKALELGFHKVGIAAVDGDNTEVQQLQAWIKLGYHADMEWMTSPKRQDLRLVMSDVRSLICVALNYYTPHQRPEGEEYGKISRYAWGRDYHKVMHKKLKALSVWLQGLSENIQARYYADTGPVQDKAWAQKAGIGWIAKNGNVITREYGSWVFLGEVLTNLDLTPDKPHTQHCGNCTRCLEACPTDAITSPFVVDANRCIAYHTIENRQEKLPETIASNLQGWIAGCDICQDVCPWNQRFANPTDVEEFQPYSGNIAPKLIELAQISDQDWDKQFPASALRRIKPEMLRRNARANLDAFQQAQE; encoded by the coding sequence ATGAATCATTTGTCGGGAACAAGCAGTGCTGAAGTTAAACAAAAAGCCCTAGAGTTAGGATTTCATAAAGTTGGGATAGCTGCTGTAGATGGGGACAATACAGAGGTGCAGCAGTTGCAAGCATGGATCAAGCTTGGTTATCACGCCGACATGGAATGGATGACTTCTCCGAAGCGTCAAGATCTTCGGTTAGTGATGAGTGATGTGCGATCGCTAATTTGTGTAGCCCTCAACTACTATACGCCACATCAACGACCTGAAGGCGAAGAATACGGCAAAATCTCTCGTTATGCTTGGGGACGGGATTATCACAAAGTCATGCACAAAAAATTGAAAGCACTCTCAGTTTGGTTGCAAGGATTAAGTGAAAACATTCAAGCACGCTATTATGCAGATACAGGCCCAGTGCAAGATAAAGCTTGGGCACAAAAAGCCGGAATCGGTTGGATTGCCAAAAATGGTAATGTGATTACCCGGGAATATGGTTCTTGGGTATTCTTGGGAGAAGTGCTAACAAACTTAGATTTAACTCCAGATAAACCTCACACACAACATTGTGGTAATTGTACTCGCTGCCTAGAGGCTTGTCCTACAGATGCAATAACTAGTCCATTTGTAGTAGACGCTAATCGCTGCATTGCCTATCACACAATTGAAAATCGCCAGGAAAAACTACCAGAGACAATTGCATCCAATTTACAAGGTTGGATTGCAGGTTGTGATATTTGCCAAGATGTTTGTCCTTGGAATCAGCGTTTTGCTAATCCAACTGATGTGGAAGAATTTCAGCCATATTCTGGGAATATTGCCCCCAAACTGATAGAATTAGCCCAAATCTCAGATCAGGATTGGGATAAACAATTTCCGGCATCGGCGTTGCGGCGAATTAAGCCAGAAATGTTACGACGGAATGCCCGTGCTAACCTAGACGCATTCCAGCAGGCACAAGAATGA
- a CDS encoding HAD-IA family hydrolase, giving the protein MTQKIIIFDFDGTIADTVDALVSIANSLAKEFGYVQITSEELALLRNLTSREIINYSGISVFRIPFLVKKVKGELKSKIPELKPIPGMKEALTDLKNAGHRLGIITSNSKDNVTEFLRINELDNLFEFIYSGITIFGKTTIINNVLRQKQFKPEEVIYVGDETRDIEASKKANIKVVGVTWGFNSLEVLAKQNPNYLIHHPSELLNVVNNS; this is encoded by the coding sequence ATGACCCAGAAAATAATTATTTTTGATTTTGATGGCACAATCGCTGATACAGTAGACGCACTTGTAAGTATTGCCAACAGTTTAGCCAAAGAGTTTGGTTATGTACAAATTACCTCGGAAGAACTAGCTTTATTGAGAAATTTAACTTCTAGAGAAATTATTAATTATTCAGGAATTTCTGTATTTAGAATACCCTTTTTAGTAAAAAAAGTTAAAGGAGAATTAAAAAGTAAAATTCCAGAGCTAAAACCGATTCCAGGTATGAAAGAAGCTTTAACAGACTTGAAAAATGCAGGTCATCGTCTAGGAATTATCACCTCTAATTCTAAAGACAATGTTACAGAATTCTTAAGAATTAATGAGTTAGATAATCTATTTGAATTTATTTATTCAGGTATCACCATTTTTGGGAAAACAACAATTATTAATAATGTGCTTAGACAAAAGCAATTCAAACCAGAAGAAGTAATTTATGTGGGAGATGAAACTAGAGATATTGAAGCTTCTAAAAAAGCTAATATCAAAGTGGTAGGAGTCACTTGGGGGTTTAATTCTTTAGAAGTTTTAGCTAAACAAAATCCAAATTATTTAATCCACCATCCAAGTGAACTGTTAAATGTGGTGAATAATAGTTAA
- a CDS encoding orange carotenoid protein N-terminal domain-containing protein: MTSSYNKSTPQALSAETQKHVEAFNNLDTDAKLAWLYLVYEKMGDSITPAAPMAAEPELAPKLLGDYYKLSDEQQLAIMREIVNCEDTEYSRAYGSIKENNQLLVWYAWAEAMGDQVVDMPSDYQASNDINNLLSEVEKLEFEEQMSILRTIAGAMGYSDVRPIETQAETGKTPSL, translated from the coding sequence ATGACTAGCAGTTACAATAAATCTACGCCTCAAGCTCTTAGTGCAGAGACTCAAAAGCATGTAGAAGCTTTTAATAATCTGGATACTGATGCTAAGCTAGCTTGGCTGTATTTAGTGTATGAAAAAATGGGAGATTCTATTACTCCCGCAGCACCTATGGCAGCAGAACCAGAATTAGCGCCAAAGTTGCTAGGAGACTATTACAAATTATCCGATGAACAGCAACTGGCAATTATGCGGGAAATTGTTAATTGTGAAGATACAGAATACTCGCGTGCCTATGGTTCGATCAAAGAAAACAACCAATTGCTAGTTTGGTATGCTTGGGCAGAAGCAATGGGTGATCAAGTTGTTGACATGCCAAGTGACTACCAAGCTTCTAATGACATTAATAATTTGCTCTCAGAAGTAGAAAAATTGGAATTTGAAGAACAAATGTCCATTTTACGGACAATTGCTGGTGCAATGGGTTACAGCGATGTGCGGCCGATTGAAACACAGGCAGAAACAGGGAAAACACCAAGTCTTTAG